The DNA sequence GTTGAAAATCAAATCACCCAACGGTAAGAGCTATAGCGAACGCCTGGATAGCGTGAAAACGGAAAAGCAGCTGAGCGCAATTTTCGATGATTTTATCGGTATGGTGCCGATGGGGCAGAAGCTGTTCGGCTCGCTAAATCCGGTGCATACCGGCGGTCCGATGCAGGTCAGTATAGCTTTCGCCGAGCAGCATACCGACGGCTATCCGTGGAAAATCGACGGTACCGTGCGCCAGGAGGTGTTCAGCCTGCGCGGCGGGCTGTGGTTTGGCACCTATCATCTGTTGAACTATCCGGCTAGCTACAGCGTGCCGCTGTATCGTTTTGCCGACTTCAACGCCGGATGGTACGCCAGCCGCAATGCCGCTTTCCAGAATGCCGTCTCTAAGGCGACGGGCGTCAAGCTGGCGCTGGATGGTGATTTAATTCGCTACGACAGCGACGAAGCCGGAACCACTGAACTGGCGGTGCGCCGCCTGTCTTCTCAGCTGGCGATGAGCGATGAGGATATCCACCGGCAGTTGAAGAAGGGGGATACGCTGGCGTTTGAGGAGAGCGATCTGTATAAAAAAGTGTTCCGTATCGCCGACAAGAAGGTTGGCAAAACGCTACCGCGAGAAGTGCTGCCGGGAATTCAACTTGAGAGTCCGAAAATCACCCGTAATTTGACGACCGCCTGGTTTGCCAAACGCGTTGACGACAGGCGAGCCAGCTGTATGGCGCGCCGCTAGCGGTGGCTGCGCCAGCGAAAAAGCAGTCCTAAGACGCCAATCAACAGCGTGCCGGCCAGAAAAGGAATCAGGCCAAATAATGTTCCTACCATCAGGCCAATTTCAATACGCGGGCGGCTGCTGTCCTGCATTTGAATCAGGTGCTCAAACACGCCCGGCGCGTGGATCAGCATGCTCAGCATTTGCGCTCCGGCCCAGAAGCAAAACAGCACAAACAGGGCATAAGCGATGTTGCTGCTGGTGATAGCGCGCCTTTTTTTGCCGCCGTTGCCGGCTTTTGCAAAGGTGAACTCAGCCATATTTTGACCTCCGTACTTCGCTAACTTACCGTTTTGCAACGGCTACATAGACGTTATTCTGGCAACGGGGAGGAGGTTCCAGTATCAGATTGCTGGTAATTTCTGCCCAGGAATATTCCTGATTTCACCGGTATGTGAGTTTGCTGCAAACAGGGGAAATTTAGACCGCTATCGCAATGTGCGACAATTCTCCTCATGGCTGCAGACCGGCGGTGGCGGCTATGCGAAGATGCTTTTTTTGTTGTTGGAGCGATGATGAAACTCACTGAAAAAATCCGCCGCGATTGGCACTACTACGCGGTTGCGCTGGGGTTGATTTTTATTATGAATGGCGTAGTCGGGCTGCTCGGGTATGAAACCGAAGGCTGGCGTTCATACGCGGTTGGGCTGGTGACGTGGGTGATTTGCTTCTGGATCGCCGGGTTTATCATTCGCCGCCGCCCGCCAGAGGAAGCGTAAAGCGGAGAAATAACCTGAAGCCGTATTGGGTGCTGCATCCCGGAGGCGGTGCTGACGCACCTGTCCGGGCTACCGATCTGCCGACGGCGGCCGGCTAAGCGCAGCGCGAGCCGGGAAGAGGCCGAGCGGACACATCAACTTCGGCACACTCCCCGGGTCGCGCGTAAACGCCTTATCCGGGTTACCGATCCGCAGACGGCGGTGAACCGGTAGCTCGGCTAAGCGCAGCGCGAGCCGGGAAGAGGCCGAGCTGATAGATCAACTTCGGCACACTTCCCGGGTCGTGGCGTAAACGCCTTACCCGGGTTACCGATCCGCAGACGGCGGTGAAGCCGTTGCCGTGATTAATTCATCGATGTTTTCAGCGCGCGATCGGCGGCGTGACGTTCCAGCGCCAGCTCAATCAGGCGGCTAATCAGGCTGGTGTAGTCCAGGCCGCTGGCCTGCCACAGTTTTGGATACATGCTGATGTTGGTGAACCCCGGCAGGGTGTTGATTTCGTTGATAACGACTTCGTTATCGGCGGTCAGGAACACATCCACGCGCGCCATGCCGCTGCAGCCGAGGGTCTGGTAGGCACGAACGGCGATATCGCGAATTTTATCGTTTACATCGCTGTCAATTGCCGCCGGAACCACCACCTTCGCGCCCTGATCGTCAATGTACTTGGTGTCATAGGCGTAGAATTCACTATTGAGGACGATCTCGCCGCAGGTGCTGGCCTGCGGATTATCGTTGCCCAGTACCGCACATTCGATCTCGCGCCCTTTAATTCCCTGTTCTACTACGACCTTATGGTCAAATTCGAAGGCCAGAGCGACGGCCTGCTGGTACTGCTGCTCGTTGTTGACTTTGCTGACGCCTACCGAGGAGCCCTGGTTCGCCGGTTTAACGAACAGCGGCAGTCCCAGCGTTGCCTGTACGTCGGCAAAGTTCACCTGATTACGGTTGGCGCGGGTCAGGGTAATAAAGGGAGCTATTGCCAGTCCGGCATCGCGCAGCAGACGCTTGGTGACGTCTTTGTCCATGCAGGCGGCGGAGCCGAGAACGTCGGAACCGACGAAGGGCAGGTTGGCCATACGCAGCATGCCCTGCAGAGAACCATCTTCACCCAGGGTGCCGTGGACTATCGGGAAGATGACGTCGATGGCCGCCAGCGGCTGGCCGCTATCGGCGTTAATCAGCTGCTGCGCCTCGCGTCCGGGAATTTGCGCCAGCGTAATATCGGATGGGCGCAGAGCAATACGGGCGGGATCCTGAGGATTGAGCAGATAGTTGCTGGCATCGTTGATATGCCATTGCCCCTGCTTATCAATCCCCAGCAACACCACGTCGAAGCGCGTTTTATCGATCGCTTCCACGATATTTTTCGCTGACTGTAGCGATACTTCATGCTCTGCCGACTTACCGCCGAAAACGATCCCAACCCTCATCTTAGCCATTTCAACTTCCATCATGATTACATCAAAGGGCATAACATAGCATGTGAAACAGCCGCATGGCTGCCATAATATTCACCAGATAAAGGAGTGGGAGGCCGCGCGTGAAAGGAAAAGCTTCAATTGTTCTGTTGGCGCTGCTGGCGGCCGGATATTACGGATATCGTTATCTTCCAGCACAATATAACCCGTTTGTGCCGCTGCGCCTGGAGGATCCGCCGGGATTTATCAGCCACTATAAGCTGCGGCGATTAACGCCCGCGCAGTGCGCTGACCTG is a window from the Klebsiella oxytoca genome containing:
- a CDS encoding DUF1615 domain-containing protein; the protein is MAVASSHFVSLSLTLLAGMVLSACSSKPEPVLKEGEKPIDVAAVVRQKMPASVKDREEWAQAIAKTFASQKLAPTEENVCSVLAVAQQESNYQADPAVPGLNKIAWQEIDRRAEKMHIPVFLVHTALKIKSPNGKSYSERLDSVKTEKQLSAIFDDFIGMVPMGQKLFGSLNPVHTGGPMQVSIAFAEQHTDGYPWKIDGTVRQEVFSLRGGLWFGTYHLLNYPASYSVPLYRFADFNAGWYASRNAAFQNAVSKATGVKLALDGDLIRYDSDEAGTTELAVRRLSSQLAMSDEDIHRQLKKGDTLAFEESDLYKKVFRIADKKVGKTLPREVLPGIQLESPKITRNLTTAWFAKRVDDRRASCMARR
- a CDS encoding DUF2755 family protein, with the translated sequence MAEFTFAKAGNGGKKRRAITSSNIAYALFVLFCFWAGAQMLSMLIHAPGVFEHLIQMQDSSRPRIEIGLMVGTLFGLIPFLAGTLLIGVLGLLFRWRSHR
- a CDS encoding DUF2754 family protein produces the protein MKLTEKIRRDWHYYAVALGLIFIMNGVVGLLGYETEGWRSYAVGLVTWVICFWIAGFIIRRRPPEEA
- the ddlA gene encoding D-alanine--D-alanine ligase, whose protein sequence is MAKMRVGIVFGGKSAEHEVSLQSAKNIVEAIDKTRFDVVLLGIDKQGQWHINDASNYLLNPQDPARIALRPSDITLAQIPGREAQQLINADSGQPLAAIDVIFPIVHGTLGEDGSLQGMLRMANLPFVGSDVLGSAACMDKDVTKRLLRDAGLAIAPFITLTRANRNQVNFADVQATLGLPLFVKPANQGSSVGVSKVNNEQQYQQAVALAFEFDHKVVVEQGIKGREIECAVLGNDNPQASTCGEIVLNSEFYAYDTKYIDDQGAKVVVPAAIDSDVNDKIRDIAVRAYQTLGCSGMARVDVFLTADNEVVINEINTLPGFTNISMYPKLWQASGLDYTSLISRLIELALERHAADRALKTSMN